Proteins encoded in a region of the Anoxybacillus amylolyticus genome:
- a CDS encoding YjbA family protein, whose amino-acid sequence MLYLHDIWVNWFEGEENGYNVCHFHEWRKDDQVELLDQVPLLKVSSALFHYIENSLSEIPQSLLDSVYQKAYIRKNHERIPLDYGFVVTDGKGILAVDTLGYNIPIRKSRLIPRQEQLVYEMAAGQQEETYPLPPYEKEYHILSPAPELMSGLTRKERQLKQLLFMALDQLYSTKNVAEVRYWYTEWAPHKYPLIQQMSFDEAWCQLYEETKHGWSEKHVQLCEKLVKGQPFFEKLWEIEQEPHVK is encoded by the coding sequence ATGTTATATCTTCATGATATTTGGGTGAATTGGTTTGAAGGGGAAGAAAATGGATATAACGTCTGTCACTTTCATGAATGGCGAAAAGACGATCAAGTCGAATTACTTGATCAAGTCCCGTTGTTAAAAGTATCTTCCGCATTATTTCATTACATTGAAAATAGTTTATCGGAAATTCCACAATCGCTTCTTGACAGTGTGTATCAAAAAGCATATATCCGTAAAAACCACGAGCGTATTCCGCTAGACTACGGATTTGTTGTGACCGATGGAAAAGGGATTTTAGCGGTAGATACGCTCGGGTATAACATCCCGATTCGCAAAAGCCGACTAATTCCAAGACAAGAGCAACTCGTTTATGAAATGGCTGCGGGACAACAAGAAGAAACGTACCCGCTTCCACCGTATGAAAAAGAATACCATATTTTATCGCCTGCACCGGAACTCATGAGCGGGTTAACACGCAAAGAGCGTCAATTAAAGCAGCTATTATTTATGGCGTTAGATCAGCTTTATTCGACGAAAAATGTCGCAGAAGTGCGCTATTGGTATACGGAATGGGCGCCTCATAAATATCCATTAATTCAACAAATGTCGTTTGACGAAGCGTGGTGTCAATTATACGAGGAAACGAAGCACGGTTGGTCGGAAAAGCACGTGCAATTATGCGAGAAGCTCGTCAAAGGACAACCATTTTTCGAAAAATTATGGGAAATAGAACAAGAACCGCACGTAAAGTAA
- the trpS gene encoding tryptophan--tRNA ligase, translating into MKTILSGIQPSGVITLGNYIGAMRQFVELQHEYNCYFCIVDQHAITVPQDPQELRQNIRRLAALYLAVGIDPAKATLFIQSEVPAHAQAGWIFQCLAYIGELERMTQFKDKSEGKEAVSAGLLTYPPLMAADILLYNTDIVPVGEDQKQHIELTRDLAERFNKRYGDIFTIPEARIPKIGARIMSLSDPTKKMSKSDPNPKSFITLLDDAKTIEKKVKSAVTDSEGTIRYDKENKPGVTNLLNIYSILANKSMEQLEKEYAGKGYGQFKADLAQVIIDTLTPIQEKYYHLMESATLDQVLDEGAEKANRVANAMLKKMEDAIGLGRKRK; encoded by the coding sequence ATGAAAACAATTTTGTCCGGCATTCAACCAAGTGGAGTGATTACACTCGGTAACTATATTGGTGCAATGCGTCAATTCGTCGAATTACAGCACGAATACAACTGCTATTTTTGCATCGTTGATCAACACGCCATTACCGTGCCGCAAGATCCTCAAGAACTGCGCCAAAACATTCGCCGTTTAGCAGCGCTTTATTTAGCGGTCGGCATCGATCCAGCGAAAGCGACGTTGTTCATTCAATCGGAAGTGCCAGCACACGCACAAGCGGGATGGATTTTTCAGTGCCTCGCTTACATCGGGGAGCTTGAGCGCATGACGCAATTTAAAGATAAATCGGAAGGAAAGGAAGCGGTCAGTGCTGGGCTGTTGACGTATCCGCCGCTCATGGCTGCCGATATTTTGCTATACAATACCGACATCGTCCCAGTTGGTGAAGACCAAAAGCAACATATCGAATTAACGCGCGATTTGGCAGAACGCTTTAATAAGCGATATGGCGATATTTTTACCATTCCAGAAGCGCGCATTCCGAAAATCGGTGCTCGCATCATGTCGCTCTCCGATCCGACAAAAAAAATGAGCAAATCCGATCCGAACCCAAAATCGTTTATTACATTGCTAGATGATGCAAAAACGATCGAAAAGAAAGTGAAAAGCGCCGTCACCGATTCCGAAGGTACGATTCGCTATGACAAAGAAAATAAACCGGGCGTTACTAATTTGTTAAACATTTATTCGATTTTAGCGAATAAGTCGATGGAGCAATTGGAGAAAGAATACGCCGGCAAAGGCTACGGACAATTTAAAGCAGACCTTGCCCAAGTCATCATTGACACGCTCACCCCAATTCAAGAAAAATATTATCACTTAATGGAAAGCGCTACGCTCGATCAAGTGCTCGATGAAGGAGCAGAAAAAGCGAACCGCGTCGCGAATGCGATGTTAAAGAAAATGGAAGATGCCATCGGTCTCGGTCGCAAACGAAAATAA
- a CDS encoding peptide ABC transporter substrate-binding protein — protein sequence MKKRLSLLFSLMLVLSVFLAACGGFNKKESAGEKTGGEKKANVPQELRVNINTEPFSLHPGLANDSTSGTVLRQTFEGLTVIKDGKPELAAAEEYKVSDDLKTYTFKLRDAKWTNGDPVTAQDFEYAWKWALDPKNQSQYAYQLYYIKNGQAFNEGKAKAEDVGVKALDDKTLQVTLENPTPYFLELTAFYTYYPVNSKIAQKNPNWYKNAGPDYTSNGPFKMVTWEHNNKIVLEKNETYWDAKNVKLTKITMSMVNDPNTELSMFNNGELDWAGSPTGTLPTDALPQLKQEGKLHVQPIAGTYWLKFNTEKAPFNNVNIRKALTYAIDRKAIVENITKGEQVPAMAAVPPTMFPENKEGYFKDNDVEKAKEYLKKGLEELGLKDVKQLPPITYSFNTSEAHAKIAQAIQDMWKKNLGIEVKLENAEWNVYIDKLHSGDYQVGRMGWLGDFNDPINFLELFRDKKGGNNDTNWENPKYKQLLIDSQKEKDPEKRKQMLKDAEAILMDELPVAPIYFYTNTWVQKDNLKGVEVSGLGDVQFRWAYFE from the coding sequence TTGAAGAAAAGACTATCACTTTTGTTCAGCCTTATGTTAGTGCTGAGCGTCTTTCTTGCTGCATGCGGCGGATTTAACAAAAAAGAATCTGCTGGTGAAAAAACAGGCGGCGAGAAAAAAGCCAATGTTCCGCAAGAATTGCGCGTGAACATCAACACAGAGCCGTTCTCTTTACATCCAGGTTTAGCGAACGACTCGACTTCTGGTACTGTATTGCGCCAAACATTTGAAGGGTTGACAGTCATTAAAGACGGTAAACCAGAATTGGCAGCAGCAGAAGAATACAAAGTTTCTGACGACTTAAAAACGTACACGTTCAAATTGCGTGATGCAAAATGGACGAACGGTGACCCTGTCACTGCGCAAGACTTTGAGTATGCGTGGAAATGGGCGCTTGATCCGAAAAACCAATCGCAATACGCTTATCAACTTTACTACATCAAAAACGGTCAAGCATTTAACGAAGGAAAAGCAAAAGCAGAAGACGTTGGCGTCAAAGCGCTTGATGACAAAACATTGCAAGTTACACTTGAAAACCCAACACCTTATTTCTTAGAGTTAACAGCGTTCTATACGTACTATCCAGTGAATAGCAAAATCGCACAAAAAAATCCAAACTGGTACAAAAACGCTGGTCCTGACTACACATCGAACGGACCATTCAAAATGGTGACATGGGAGCATAACAATAAAATCGTTCTTGAAAAGAACGAAACATATTGGGATGCGAAAAACGTGAAACTTACAAAAATCACTATGTCAATGGTTAACGATCCGAACACTGAGCTTTCGATGTTCAACAACGGTGAGTTAGACTGGGCAGGTTCGCCAACAGGAACGTTGCCAACGGATGCGCTTCCGCAATTAAAACAAGAAGGTAAGCTTCATGTGCAACCGATTGCGGGTACGTATTGGTTAAAATTTAACACAGAAAAAGCACCGTTCAACAACGTAAATATTCGTAAGGCGCTCACGTACGCAATTGATCGAAAAGCAATTGTTGAAAACATTACAAAAGGGGAACAGGTGCCAGCAATGGCAGCGGTGCCACCAACAATGTTCCCAGAAAACAAAGAAGGTTACTTCAAAGATAACGATGTGGAAAAAGCAAAAGAATATTTGAAAAAAGGCTTAGAAGAGCTTGGCTTAAAAGATGTGAAACAATTACCGCCAATCACATATTCGTTTAACACATCTGAAGCACATGCGAAAATCGCTCAAGCGATCCAAGACATGTGGAAGAAAAATTTAGGCATTGAAGTAAAACTTGAAAACGCTGAATGGAACGTTTATATTGACAAATTGCATTCTGGCGATTATCAAGTTGGCCGGATGGGTTGGTTAGGTGACTTTAACGATCCAATCAACTTCTTGGAATTGTTCCGTGACAAAAAAGGCGGCAACAACGATACAAACTGGGAAAATCCGAAATACAAACAATTGTTGATTGACTCGCAAAAAGAAAAAGATCCGGAAAAACGGAAGCAAATGTTAAAAGATGCAGAAGCAATCTTAATGGATGAGCTTCCAGTTGCACCAATTTACTTCTATACAAACACTTGGGTGCAAAAAGACAACTTAAAAGGTGTCGAAGTATCTGGTCTTGGCGACGTCCAATTCAGATGGGCATATTTTGAATAA